Genomic window (Campylobacter ureolyticus ACS-301-V-Sch3b):
TTCCAGTAAGACCAGGAACAGATTTAGCTTTTGTTATGAGTTTAATTCATATTTGGCTAAGAGATGGAAAATATGATAAAGAATTTGTTGAAAAATATACAGTGGGACTTGAAAATTTAAAAGAGGCTGTAAAAGATGCAACCCCGCAGTGGCAAGAAAACCTAACTGGTATTAAAGCTTCAAGCGTAGAGAGAATTGCAAATGAAATTTGGGCTGCGGCTCCAGCAGTTGTAATTGATTGGGGGCATAAAACAACAACTACAAGGGCTGAGTATCAAAGAACAAGAGCAATTGCAATAGCAAATGCCTTGATGGGAAATTTTGAAAAAAAAGGCGGTATTGGATTTGCTAAAAAAGCAAATACTTATAACGAACTTTGTGGAAGTGAAATTTATCCAACTTTGGCAAATTTAAATAAAAATTTTAAAGTTCCAAAAGATCCAAGGATTGATAGTGCTGGAGAAGAGGGTAGGTACTTTTTTATCCCAAGAAAACATGGAATTTTAATGGAGATAGCACCTGCGATATTAAGTGAAAAACCTTATCCTGTAAAAGGTTGGGTAAATACGAGATTTAATCATTTAATGAATGTCGCTGGTGAAGAAAAAACTATTGAAGCGATAAAAAAACTTGATTTTATACTTTCAGTCGATATTTATATGAATGATTTTAGTTATTTTGCTGATGTTATTTTGCCTGAAAGTACATATCTAGAAAGAGATGAGAATATTCAAGATAAAAGTGGCACAGGAGTTGCTTATGCACTTAGAAATAAAGCAATTGAACCAATTGGCGATACAAAAAATGGCTTTGAAATTTTTAGAGAACTTGCAAGACGTATGAATATTGACCAAAACTATGAGTGGGAGGATATTGATGAGCTTAGAATGAAACAAGTAAAGGGAAATCATAAGCTTCTAGCAGATTTGATAAAAGATGGTTATGTTAAATTTGATGCACCAAGACTTTATTATATGGATAAAAAATCAGTTAGTCAATTTGTTAGTAAATATCCAGAAGCTGCTAAATTTGTTGATGAAGATGGGTTTATGAGCACTAAGATGAAGTTTAAAACTCCAAGTGGAAAAATAGAGCTATTTTGTGAGGAAGTTGAAAAGATGCTTCCTGGTGAAGGCTGTTTAAATATAAATAATATGGATACTTATGATGGATTTGAACTTTGCTTAACTAGCGGAAAAACTCCAATTCATACAAATGCACATACGCAAAACATAAAAGTATTAAACGATATGATGAGCCAATCACCTATTTGGATACATCCAAAGGCAGCCAAAAAAAGAGGACTAAAAACAGGAGATAGAGTTTTAGTAAAAAGCAAATTTGCAAGTGCTTATGCAAACGTTATAGTGACAGAGGGTATTAGAGAAGATACATTATTTGTATATCATGGATTTGGACATATTAGTGGGGGGCTTAAAAGAACTTTTGGTGATGGACTAAATCAAAGTAAGTTATTAAACCCTGCTTCTGGCGCGGTTTGTGGGACAATGGTAACAAATGTTGGTGTTGAAATAAGTAAGGCTTAAAGGATAAAATATGAAAAAATATGCAATGATTCATGATGAAAATTTATGTATTGGATGTCAGGCATGTTCAGTTGCTTGCAGAAATGAAAATGAAGTCTCAGATGGTGTTTATAGGCTTCAAGTTCATGCAAAATTAAAGGGTGAGTTTCCATATTTAAAGAT
Coding sequences:
- the phsA gene encoding thiosulfate reductase PhsA gives rise to the protein MSKFESDFRRRDFLKTSFAVGTLASLKLNAGITDIVGGASKKVGSICEMCSSRCQIEVRVRDGKCDFISGNPKFPANKTSVCARGGAGINQLYDKERLVKPLIRDGERGSGKFREATWEEAYEYCVKKLNELKEKYGAKSVVFTSKSGTSHTEMANFACSYGSPNIFSHWSCCPITEKIAVPHTYGFTPKIDYKNAKYIVNFGHNLFEGIVISNTKALAKNAAREDTKLLVLEPRFSVVAAKADEWLPVRPGTDLAFVMSLIHIWLRDGKYDKEFVEKYTVGLENLKEAVKDATPQWQENLTGIKASSVERIANEIWAAAPAVVIDWGHKTTTTRAEYQRTRAIAIANALMGNFEKKGGIGFAKKANTYNELCGSEIYPTLANLNKNFKVPKDPRIDSAGEEGRYFFIPRKHGILMEIAPAILSEKPYPVKGWVNTRFNHLMNVAGEEKTIEAIKKLDFILSVDIYMNDFSYFADVILPESTYLERDENIQDKSGTGVAYALRNKAIEPIGDTKNGFEIFRELARRMNIDQNYEWEDIDELRMKQVKGNHKLLADLIKDGYVKFDAPRLYYMDKKSVSQFVSKYPEAAKFVDEDGFMSTKMKFKTPSGKIELFCEEVEKMLPGEGCLNINNMDTYDGFELCLTSGKTPIHTNAHTQNIKVLNDMMSQSPIWIHPKAAKKRGLKTGDRVLVKSKFASAYANVIVTEGIREDTLFVYHGFGHISGGLKRTFGDGLNQSKLLNPASGAVCGTMVTNVGVEISKA